A part of Sandaracinaceae bacterium genomic DNA contains:
- a CDS encoding four helix bundle protein — protein sequence MLRITEEAIVWLRSMKPIWEQVAKHDKNLARQMRDSAASVVGNLAEGERRGGGHERERFGTAYGSAGETRVWLLSAAALGYVSDEAVEGPADWADKARATMWKLMHRA from the coding sequence ATGCTCCGGATCACCGAAGAAGCGATCGTCTGGCTGCGCTCGATGAAGCCGATCTGGGAACAGGTCGCGAAGCACGACAAGAACCTGGCTCGGCAGATGCGCGACAGCGCGGCGAGCGTGGTGGGCAACCTGGCCGAAGGCGAGAGGCGGGGCGGAGGGCACGAGCGCGAGCGGTTCGGCACGGCCTACGGGTCGGCGGGCGAGACCCGGGTGTGGCTGCTCTCCGCGGCGGCGCTCGGGTACGTGAGCGACGAGGCGGTCGAAGGGCCCGCGGATTGGGCGGACAAGGCGCGCGCGACGATGTGGAAGTTGATGCATCGCGCGTAG
- a CDS encoding GMC family oxidoreductase has protein sequence MTAHYDWIVIGSGFGGSVSALRLSEKGYRVAVLEKGKRFRPEDFPKTNWDLPRWLWMPAMGMKGIFQMSFFEHVTIFHGVGVGGGSLTYANTLPTPKLGFFQSKSWAHLANWKKELEPHYEMARHMLGAATVPVTTKGDQVLREIAKDMGREEHFHPTDVAVFFGKPDEKVPDPYFDGKGPDRVGCTYCGACMTGCRVGAKNTLDHNYLYLAEQLGCRVEAETEVTHVRERAEGGYEIETRGSFDKKARTFTADRVVFAGGVMGTLPLLLRLKEDPKGLPRLSEQLGKEVRTNSEALFGVVTPEEGVDFSKGVAITSILHTDDHSHIEPVRYGAGSGFFRLLTLPHSPGSTVFSRLASAVRGFAKHPVRWARAYTVKDYAKAGQILLYMRTLEGTLTMKLGRNTWTGFRKGLVTVLDDPTQAPSAFMEEATDLARRFAKKVGGVAATMFTETLLGVPSTAHILGGCCMGETAADGVIDKDHRVFGYDGLYVIDGSAVSANPGVNPSLTITALAERAMSRVPTKADAAKADAAAA, from the coding sequence ATGACTGCTCATTACGACTGGATCGTCATCGGCTCCGGCTTCGGCGGGAGCGTCTCCGCGCTGCGTCTCTCGGAGAAGGGCTACCGCGTGGCCGTGCTCGAGAAGGGCAAACGCTTCCGGCCGGAGGACTTCCCGAAGACGAACTGGGATCTCCCGCGCTGGCTCTGGATGCCGGCGATGGGCATGAAGGGGATCTTCCAGATGTCCTTCTTCGAGCACGTCACCATCTTCCACGGGGTGGGCGTGGGCGGCGGATCGCTGACCTACGCGAACACCCTGCCGACCCCGAAGCTCGGCTTCTTCCAGTCGAAGTCGTGGGCGCACCTCGCCAACTGGAAGAAGGAGCTGGAGCCGCACTACGAGATGGCGCGCCACATGCTCGGCGCGGCCACCGTGCCCGTGACCACCAAGGGCGACCAGGTGCTGCGCGAGATCGCCAAGGACATGGGCCGCGAGGAGCACTTCCACCCGACCGACGTGGCCGTGTTCTTCGGCAAACCGGACGAGAAGGTGCCCGACCCCTACTTCGACGGGAAGGGCCCCGACCGGGTCGGCTGCACCTACTGCGGCGCGTGCATGACCGGCTGCCGGGTCGGCGCGAAGAACACGCTCGACCACAACTACCTCTACCTCGCGGAGCAGCTCGGCTGCCGCGTCGAGGCGGAGACCGAGGTCACCCACGTGCGCGAGCGCGCCGAGGGCGGGTACGAGATCGAGACGCGCGGGAGCTTCGACAAGAAGGCGCGCACCTTCACCGCCGATCGCGTCGTCTTCGCGGGGGGCGTCATGGGGACCCTGCCGCTCTTGCTCCGCCTCAAGGAGGACCCCAAGGGCCTGCCGCGGCTGAGCGAGCAGCTCGGCAAGGAGGTGCGCACCAACAGCGAGGCGCTCTTCGGCGTGGTCACGCCCGAGGAGGGCGTCGACTTCTCCAAGGGCGTGGCGATCACGTCGATCCTGCACACCGACGATCACAGCCACATCGAGCCCGTGCGCTACGGCGCAGGCAGCGGCTTCTTCCGGCTGCTGACCCTGCCGCACTCGCCCGGCAGCACGGTGTTCAGCCGGCTCGCGAGCGCCGTGCGTGGCTTCGCCAAGCACCCCGTGCGCTGGGCCAGGGCCTACACCGTCAAGGACTACGCGAAGGCCGGCCAGATCCTGCTCTACATGCGCACGCTGGAAGGAACATTGACCATGAAGCTCGGTCGCAACACGTGGACCGGCTTCCGCAAGGGCCTGGTCACCGTGCTCGACGACCCGACGCAGGCCCCGAGCGCGTTCATGGAGGAGGCGACGGATCTCGCGCGCCGCTTCGCGAAGAAGGTCGGCGGCGTCGCGGCGACGATGTTCACCGAGACCCTGCTCGGCGTTCCGTCCACCGCGCACATCCTCGGCGGCTGCTGCATGGGCGAGACCGCGGCCGACGGCGTCATCGACAAGGACCACCGCGTCTTCGGCTACGACGGCCTCTACGTCATCGACGGCTCCGCGGTCAGCGCCAACCCCGGCGTGAACCCGTCGCTGACGATCACCGCGCTCGCCGAGCGCGCGATGAGCCGTGTCCCCACCAAGGCCGACGCCGCCAAGGCCGACGCCGCGGCGGCCTGA
- a CDS encoding mechanosensitive ion channel encodes MSEVTGFSSEDVIGVVTPIAVLVVGWILALVLGALTRAGLRRTSLDERLASAVLGEGRAAELDTARTAGRVVYYTVLLFTALAFLQVLSLTAAAQPINAMLDSVFAFVPRLLGAALLGLVAFALASVVRRVLRAAVERWGVDRKLRAALDGPAPKTADDAGSARSVTSTLPGAQVAPTEEERVAAFERAEASASMPPPPPVEPPAAGRDVGRTLADASFWLVLLLFVPAILGTLGLEGLLAPVQGMIDDLLGFLPNLVSAAVIFGVGFFVARVVQRIVTGLLSGVGLDRLSARTGIQKAMGGRSLAALVGIVVFTLILLPVAIGALDALALESVTAPATAMLESVFTAIPLLFAAALLLGVAYLVARLCASLVENMLSAVGFDALPERLGLRVRGEGRSAPSAIAGKLTLIAIMFFAAVEASRMLGFETVALLSTELATLAGHVLLGLAILAIGLYLANLAARLIARSDVPHPRVLAISARVVILVLVAAMALRQMGIANEIVELAFGLTLGAVAVAGALAFGLGGRQAAGRLLDEGWRKLDRRETYAPPAAEPGAAE; translated from the coding sequence ATGTCGGAGGTCACGGGTTTCTCGAGCGAGGACGTCATCGGGGTCGTCACCCCGATCGCGGTCCTGGTGGTGGGGTGGATCCTCGCGCTGGTCCTCGGCGCGCTCACCCGCGCGGGGCTTCGGCGCACGTCGCTGGACGAGCGTCTGGCGTCGGCGGTCCTCGGCGAAGGGCGCGCGGCGGAGCTCGACACCGCGCGCACCGCGGGCCGGGTCGTCTACTACACGGTGCTGCTCTTCACCGCGCTCGCCTTCTTGCAGGTGCTCTCGCTCACCGCCGCCGCGCAGCCCATCAACGCGATGCTCGACTCGGTCTTCGCGTTCGTGCCGCGGCTGCTGGGCGCGGCGCTGCTCGGGCTCGTCGCCTTCGCGCTGGCCAGCGTGGTGCGCCGGGTCCTGCGCGCGGCGGTGGAGCGATGGGGAGTCGACCGCAAGCTGCGCGCCGCGCTCGACGGGCCCGCGCCGAAGACCGCGGATGACGCCGGGTCCGCGCGCTCGGTCACCTCGACGCTGCCCGGCGCTCAGGTGGCGCCGACGGAGGAGGAGCGCGTCGCCGCCTTCGAGCGCGCCGAGGCCTCCGCGTCGATGCCGCCGCCGCCGCCGGTCGAGCCGCCCGCGGCGGGGCGTGACGTGGGGCGCACCCTCGCCGACGCGTCGTTCTGGCTGGTGCTCCTGCTCTTCGTCCCGGCCATCCTCGGGACCCTGGGGCTGGAGGGCTTGCTCGCGCCCGTCCAGGGCATGATCGACGATCTGCTCGGGTTCCTGCCCAACCTCGTGAGCGCCGCGGTGATCTTCGGCGTCGGCTTCTTCGTCGCGCGGGTGGTGCAGCGCATCGTCACCGGCCTTCTCTCGGGCGTGGGGCTGGATCGACTGAGCGCGCGCACGGGCATCCAGAAGGCGATGGGCGGCCGCTCGCTCGCGGCGCTCGTCGGGATCGTGGTCTTCACGCTCATCCTGCTGCCGGTCGCCATCGGCGCCCTGGACGCGCTCGCGCTCGAGAGCGTCACCGCGCCGGCGACCGCAATGCTCGAGTCGGTCTTCACGGCGATCCCGCTCCTGTTCGCGGCCGCGCTCCTGCTCGGCGTCGCCTACCTGGTGGCGCGCCTGTGCGCGAGCCTGGTGGAGAACATGCTCTCGGCGGTGGGCTTCGACGCGCTGCCCGAGCGGCTCGGCCTGCGCGTCCGCGGGGAAGGCCGCTCCGCGCCGTCGGCGATCGCGGGCAAGCTGACCCTGATCGCGATCATGTTCTTCGCCGCGGTGGAGGCGAGCCGGATGCTCGGCTTCGAGACCGTGGCCCTGCTCTCGACGGAGCTCGCGACCCTGGCCGGGCACGTCCTGCTCGGGCTGGCGATCCTCGCCATCGGCCTCTACCTCGCGAACCTGGCCGCGCGCCTCATCGCGCGCAGCGACGTGCCGCACCCGCGCGTGCTCGCCATCTCCGCCCGCGTGGTGATCCTCGTGCTCGTGGCCGCGATGGCGCTGCGACAGATGGGCATCGCGAACGAGATCGTCGAGCTCGCGTTCGGCCTGACGCTCGGCGCGGTCGCGGTGGCCGGCGCGCTCGCGTTCGGCCTCGGCGGTCGACAGGCGGCGGGCCGTCTGCTCGACGAGGGCTGGCGCAAGCTCGACCGGCGCGAGACCTACGCGCCCCCCGCGGCGGAGCCGGGCGCGGCGGAGTAG
- a CDS encoding serine/threonine-protein kinase — protein MARRHGEGEPGDEVADTLVAPAEPGEPEREAPALVDVDPDHYEMGGEVARGGMGVVRRARDLRAQRDVALKELLGGSEKLRVRFEREARITAQLQHPSIVPVYEVGQWPDGRPFYAMKLVGGRPLDDVVDEALDPDARLALVPRILPAVEAIAYAHEQGVIHRDLKPANVLLGEFGETVVIDWGIARFMDEPEEAPTPEASDAAGDERATTGKRPSSLGAGRRSSKLTVEGAVVGTPGYMPPEQAMGRPVDARADVYALGALLYHALSGEPPYDGTDVQAILVELLTEPPVPLATRAPSAPSDLIGIVEKAMARDPADRYADARELARDLEAFTTGRLVGAYRYSSWELITRFVRRNPALTAALAILAASAVAFAVAIVAAQRESERERARAVEAEQRALNQERVAHERLAQVHAQEAVRRLQRGDLLGAEVLAAGALLEQPANPASPHHALAPALPPEVQAARLAGPAATWSAARALRFASHERVLSAHTDWIYDVLASEDGRWLVTTGADRRAIIWDARDGSVHRELEGHTGTVFQAALDREGGTLATSGYDGTVRLWSFPDGRPIRTLEHPTDRVYGVCFAHDGSLIAAGLEGRVAVFDPASGAVTRELQLTSALPWRLDCARDAPVAVAGTSGSEAVVLDLEAGAVRHRLMHGGSYVHCAILDPGGRVVTVDKQGVLRRFDPVSGAVLAQAQVGGACEALAGSPDGRWLAIGWDEITVVDAATFRPVARLEGHRSIVVALSFDASGRRLYSGGEDRRVVSWAIPSARAGLALPTPTAAEIDTIRVSPNGRRLASAGDDGVVRLWDLETGREALALEGHSAPIRGLLWRDDAQLITSAMDLTLRTHDVGRAETISVVTLPHFGDELARGADLTTLAIGSGDGSVLLEAPERGERRVLEVFGERAWWVGFDPAGRRLAAASYDGSVALIDPRAGEVVNRWSGHEARIYDADWRPDGEELTTGDLDGWVRGWDPETGERVRQWRARDGERVISLAWSADARWLLVTTDEGMRVHHPDGTLALRLDLGARTTAAAWTADGRMIFASEGRVNVLPLDTESWRADPEALLAEAEAAAGATLDALIGLADDTP, from the coding sequence GTGGCGCGACGGCATGGGGAGGGTGAGCCGGGCGACGAGGTCGCCGACACCCTCGTGGCGCCGGCCGAGCCGGGCGAGCCGGAGCGCGAGGCGCCAGCGCTCGTCGACGTCGACCCCGATCACTACGAGATGGGCGGTGAGGTCGCGCGCGGCGGGATGGGTGTGGTGCGGCGAGCGCGCGACCTCCGGGCGCAGCGTGACGTGGCGCTGAAGGAGCTGCTCGGCGGCTCCGAGAAGCTGCGCGTGCGCTTCGAGCGCGAAGCCCGCATCACCGCGCAGCTCCAGCACCCGAGCATCGTGCCGGTGTACGAGGTGGGCCAGTGGCCCGACGGGCGCCCGTTCTACGCGATGAAGCTCGTCGGCGGCCGCCCGCTCGACGACGTGGTCGACGAGGCGCTCGACCCCGACGCCCGGCTGGCCCTCGTCCCCCGCATCCTCCCCGCCGTGGAGGCGATCGCGTACGCCCACGAGCAGGGCGTGATCCACCGCGACCTGAAGCCGGCCAACGTGCTCCTGGGCGAGTTCGGCGAGACGGTCGTCATCGACTGGGGCATCGCACGCTTCATGGACGAGCCCGAGGAGGCTCCCACGCCGGAGGCCAGCGACGCGGCCGGCGACGAGCGCGCGACCACCGGGAAGCGGCCCTCCTCCCTCGGCGCCGGCCGCCGCTCGAGCAAGCTGACCGTGGAGGGCGCGGTCGTCGGCACGCCGGGCTACATGCCGCCCGAGCAAGCGATGGGGAGGCCGGTCGACGCGCGCGCCGACGTCTACGCGCTGGGCGCCCTCCTCTACCACGCGCTCTCGGGGGAGCCGCCCTACGACGGGACCGACGTGCAGGCGATCCTCGTCGAGCTCCTGACCGAGCCGCCGGTCCCGCTCGCGACGCGGGCGCCGAGCGCGCCCTCCGACCTGATCGGCATCGTCGAGAAGGCGATGGCCCGTGACCCGGCCGATCGCTACGCCGACGCCCGTGAGCTGGCGCGCGATCTGGAGGCGTTCACCACCGGGCGCCTGGTCGGCGCGTACCGCTACTCGTCGTGGGAGCTGATCACGCGCTTCGTGCGCCGAAACCCGGCCCTCACCGCGGCGCTCGCCATCCTCGCCGCGTCGGCGGTCGCGTTCGCGGTGGCGATCGTGGCCGCGCAGCGCGAGTCGGAGCGTGAGCGGGCGCGCGCGGTCGAGGCGGAGCAGCGGGCGCTGAACCAGGAGCGGGTGGCGCACGAGCGGCTCGCGCAGGTGCACGCCCAGGAGGCGGTGCGGCGACTCCAGCGCGGCGATCTGCTCGGCGCGGAGGTGCTCGCGGCGGGCGCCCTGCTGGAGCAGCCCGCGAACCCGGCGAGCCCCCACCACGCGCTCGCGCCGGCGCTCCCGCCCGAGGTCCAGGCCGCGCGCCTGGCCGGCCCCGCCGCCACGTGGTCGGCGGCGCGCGCACTCCGCTTCGCGTCGCACGAGCGCGTGCTCTCGGCGCACACCGACTGGATCTACGACGTGCTCGCGAGCGAAGACGGGCGCTGGCTGGTCACGACGGGCGCCGACCGGCGCGCGATCATCTGGGACGCGCGCGACGGCAGCGTGCACCGCGAGCTCGAGGGCCACACGGGCACGGTGTTCCAGGCCGCGCTCGACCGCGAGGGAGGCACGCTCGCGACCAGCGGCTACGACGGCACGGTGCGGCTCTGGTCGTTCCCGGACGGGCGGCCGATCCGCACGCTCGAGCACCCGACGGACCGCGTCTACGGCGTCTGCTTCGCGCACGATGGGAGCCTGATCGCCGCGGGGCTCGAGGGGCGCGTCGCCGTCTTCGACCCGGCCTCGGGCGCGGTCACGCGCGAGCTCCAGCTCACGAGCGCCCTGCCCTGGCGCCTCGACTGCGCGCGCGACGCCCCGGTCGCGGTCGCGGGCACCAGCGGCTCGGAGGCCGTCGTCCTCGACCTCGAGGCGGGCGCGGTTCGCCACCGCCTCATGCACGGCGGCTCGTACGTGCACTGCGCGATCCTCGACCCGGGCGGCCGCGTCGTCACCGTCGACAAGCAAGGCGTCCTGCGACGTTTCGATCCGGTCTCCGGCGCGGTCCTCGCCCAGGCCCAGGTGGGCGGCGCGTGTGAGGCCCTCGCGGGCTCGCCCGACGGGCGGTGGCTGGCCATCGGCTGGGACGAGATCACCGTCGTCGACGCCGCGACCTTCCGCCCCGTGGCGAGGCTCGAGGGGCACCGCTCGATCGTGGTCGCCCTCTCCTTCGACGCGTCCGGTCGGCGCCTCTACAGCGGCGGTGAGGATCGCAGGGTGGTGAGCTGGGCGATCCCGAGCGCGCGCGCGGGCCTCGCGCTCCCGACGCCGACGGCGGCCGAGATCGACACCATCCGCGTCTCGCCGAACGGCCGGAGGCTGGCCAGCGCGGGGGACGACGGCGTGGTCCGCCTCTGGGACCTCGAGACCGGCCGCGAGGCGCTCGCGCTCGAGGGTCACTCCGCGCCGATCCGCGGGCTGCTCTGGCGCGACGACGCGCAGCTGATCACCTCGGCGATGGACCTGACCCTGCGGACCCACGACGTGGGCCGGGCCGAGACGATCTCCGTCGTCACGCTCCCGCACTTCGGGGACGAGCTGGCGCGCGGCGCCGACCTGACAACCCTGGCGATCGGGAGCGGCGACGGCAGCGTGCTCCTCGAGGCGCCCGAGCGCGGCGAGCGGCGCGTGCTCGAGGTGTTCGGCGAGCGCGCGTGGTGGGTCGGCTTCGACCCCGCAGGGAGGCGCCTCGCGGCCGCGAGCTACGACGGCTCCGTCGCCCTCATCGACCCGCGCGCGGGGGAGGTCGTCAACCGCTGGAGCGGCCACGAGGCGCGCATCTACGACGCCGACTGGCGGCCCGACGGCGAGGAGCTGACGACCGGCGACCTCGACGGCTGGGTGCGGGGCTGGGATCCGGAGACGGGGGAGCGCGTCCGTCAGTGGCGCGCGCGGGACGGCGAGCGCGTCATCTCGCTCGCCTGGTCGGCCGACGCGCGCTGGCTCCTCGTGACCACCGACGAGGGGATGCGCGTGCACCACCCGGACGGCACGCTCGCGCTGCGGCTCGACCTCGGCGCGCGGACCACCGCCGCCGCGTGGACGGCCGACGGTCGGATGATCTTCGCGTCGGAGGGCCGGGTGAACGTCCTCCCCCTCGACACCGAGTCCTGGCGCGCCGACCCCGAGGCGCTCCTCGCCGAAGCCGAGGCGGCGGCCGGCGCAACCCTCGACGCCCTGATCGGCCTGGCCGACGACACACCCTGA
- a CDS encoding glycosyltransferase, with protein sequence MYVRQPRRYLMVVPVRAFTIDEQRAAMESAFCEHLRELLARLAPSFDEMTVATVGMPQADFEANEAHLGVLDAQRDRIRVVPLYPGELGTVDFARALPEVLRRLRGLVREHALVHSGPSHDLRRPIEIASLAMGVREGRPTISVTDIDLRSDAEMNRKLGRWSLKSYLLCRFLYDPVRDLEHHWIARRCSLVLFKSEAQRADYGTDRPNVRTFQDVAFQAQHLIAPDALEEKIAAVRDPRRPLEAVYFGRLVAYKGVDRCLDAVASARARGRDVRLTVIGTGDEEPRLREKARGLEEVVRFQGAVPYGAPLFDQVRARHLMLATPLSNDTPRSTWDAMASGVPVLAFGTDYYRDLEASTGAVETVPWPSTEALADRLTHYADHREELAERMRAAVEVAKENTSEAWLQRRVAWTRALMRPQAGAA encoded by the coding sequence ATGTACGTACGACAGCCACGCCGTTACCTGATGGTCGTCCCGGTGCGGGCCTTCACCATCGACGAGCAGCGCGCGGCGATGGAGAGCGCCTTCTGCGAGCACCTGCGGGAGCTGCTGGCGCGCCTCGCGCCGTCCTTCGACGAGATGACCGTGGCCACCGTCGGCATGCCGCAAGCCGACTTCGAGGCGAACGAAGCGCACCTCGGCGTGCTCGACGCCCAACGCGATCGCATCCGCGTGGTGCCGCTCTATCCGGGGGAGCTCGGCACGGTCGACTTCGCGCGCGCGCTGCCCGAGGTGCTCCGACGTCTGCGGGGGCTCGTGCGTGAGCACGCGCTCGTGCACTCCGGGCCCAGCCACGATCTCCGCCGGCCGATCGAGATCGCGTCCCTCGCGATGGGCGTGCGCGAGGGCCGCCCGACCATCAGCGTCACGGACATCGATCTGCGGAGCGACGCGGAGATGAACCGGAAGCTCGGGCGCTGGTCGCTGAAGAGCTACCTGCTCTGCCGCTTCCTCTACGACCCCGTCCGCGATCTCGAGCACCACTGGATCGCGCGGCGCTGCTCGCTCGTGCTCTTCAAGAGCGAGGCGCAGCGCGCGGACTACGGCACGGATCGCCCGAACGTGCGCACCTTCCAGGACGTCGCGTTCCAGGCCCAGCACCTGATCGCGCCCGACGCGCTCGAGGAGAAGATCGCCGCGGTGCGCGATCCCCGAAGGCCGCTCGAGGCCGTCTACTTCGGCCGGCTCGTCGCCTACAAGGGGGTCGACCGCTGCCTCGACGCGGTCGCCTCGGCGCGCGCCCGCGGCCGGGACGTGCGCCTGACCGTGATCGGCACCGGCGACGAGGAGCCTCGCCTACGAGAGAAGGCGCGCGGGCTCGAGGAGGTCGTGCGCTTCCAGGGCGCGGTGCCCTACGGCGCTCCGCTCTTCGATCAGGTGCGCGCCCGACACCTGATGCTCGCCACGCCGCTCAGCAACGACACCCCGCGCAGCACCTGGGACGCCATGGCGAGCGGCGTGCCCGTCCTCGCGTTCGGCACCGACTACTACCGCGACCTCGAGGCCTCGACGGGCGCCGTCGAGACCGTGCCGTGGCCCTCCACCGAGGCCCTCGCGGACCGCCTGACCCACTACGCCGACCACCGCGAGGAGCTCGCCGAGCGCATGCGCGCCGCGGTCGAGGTCGCGAAGGAGAACACGAGCGAGGCGTGGCTCCAGCGCCGCGTCGCCTGGACGCGCGCGCTGATGCGTCCCCAGGCCGGCGCCGCTTGA
- a CDS encoding hybrid sensor histidine kinase/response regulator — protein MHQVALPAVVDAVLFALAAVLGASEALLFRTTRDRRHLWAALLCGGGAAFAALIFAHYHAEPRHVPWLTRIEGAVIVLEIHAWLMLAPAVLGRRPPIRPRLVLASAAVTVGLLLWGDSLTGTTTRPMRWLDHPFPRQEKTAVASVTVAYGVAVSTYMLAWFVRHGWGRERTVPFIAVGLLFWMVCGLLDVLATSLGWTAPMHFFDVGVVGFVVALATVDVRAYLALMRSTRLDFHRLVERAPDLVAVLRGERILYANAALRRALGRDSVAGELAEDALGFALAELTQFGAPTEAWLGSGDARVHVELIALEETFEGGPATVLVGRDLHERDQLTARSIELDRMATMGRVAAGVGHEINNPLAYAILALEDARDLMGGGAPDADVRERIETGLDGARRIQRIVQGLRGVSRGHGELRPTDVAEVLRSAVAIAESELRHAARLELDLEDVPPVRADPTRLSQVFVNLLVNAAHAVPKDGPDAQRVRVSVRESKGLVVFEVLDTGPGVPEARREDIFALFFTTKPPGVGTGLGLSMSRESMRSMGGQLAYVQREGWGAGIRGELPIASAAVAPEAEAPVEIATPPRRPRVLLVDDEPQLLRALKRSLRKDADVVCAESGDEAIAELERDGAYDLVITDLQMPSGSGADLYAWAEANAPTIAARMQFATGGAFTPDARALVERFPDRVIYKPFETLDLRRRIAESVL, from the coding sequence ATGCACCAGGTCGCGCTGCCGGCGGTCGTCGACGCCGTCTTGTTCGCGCTCGCCGCGGTCCTCGGGGCTTCGGAGGCGCTCCTGTTCCGGACCACCCGCGACCGGCGGCATCTCTGGGCGGCGCTCCTCTGCGGAGGCGGGGCCGCGTTCGCGGCGCTGATCTTCGCGCACTACCACGCCGAGCCGCGGCACGTGCCCTGGCTCACGCGGATCGAGGGCGCGGTCATCGTGCTCGAGATCCACGCGTGGCTGATGCTGGCCCCGGCCGTGCTCGGGAGGCGTCCGCCGATCCGCCCCCGCCTCGTGCTCGCCTCCGCCGCGGTCACCGTCGGCCTCCTCCTGTGGGGCGACTCTTTGACCGGCACCACGACGCGCCCCATGCGCTGGCTCGACCACCCGTTCCCGCGCCAGGAGAAGACCGCCGTCGCGAGCGTGACCGTCGCCTACGGCGTCGCGGTCTCCACGTACATGCTCGCGTGGTTCGTGCGCCACGGCTGGGGCCGCGAGCGCACGGTCCCGTTCATCGCGGTGGGGCTGCTCTTCTGGATGGTCTGCGGGTTGCTCGACGTCCTGGCCACCTCGCTCGGCTGGACGGCGCCGATGCACTTCTTCGACGTCGGCGTGGTCGGCTTCGTGGTCGCGCTCGCGACGGTGGACGTGCGGGCGTACCTGGCGCTGATGCGCTCGACGCGGCTCGACTTCCACCGCCTGGTCGAGCGCGCGCCGGATCTCGTGGCCGTGCTGCGCGGGGAGCGGATCCTCTACGCGAACGCCGCGCTGCGCCGCGCGCTCGGGCGGGACTCCGTGGCCGGCGAGCTGGCCGAGGACGCGCTGGGCTTCGCGCTGGCCGAGCTGACGCAGTTCGGGGCGCCGACCGAGGCGTGGCTCGGCTCCGGCGACGCGCGGGTCCACGTGGAGCTGATCGCGCTCGAGGAGACCTTCGAGGGCGGTCCGGCGACGGTGCTGGTCGGGCGCGATCTCCACGAGCGCGACCAGCTGACCGCGCGGTCGATCGAGCTGGATCGCATGGCCACCATGGGCCGCGTGGCGGCGGGCGTGGGACACGAGATCAACAACCCGCTCGCCTACGCGATCCTCGCCCTCGAGGACGCGCGCGATCTGATGGGCGGAGGCGCGCCGGACGCGGACGTGCGGGAGCGGATCGAGACCGGGCTCGACGGCGCGCGGCGGATCCAGCGCATCGTGCAGGGGCTCCGGGGCGTGTCGCGCGGTCACGGCGAGCTGCGGCCGACGGACGTCGCGGAGGTGCTGCGCTCGGCCGTCGCCATCGCCGAGAGCGAGCTGCGGCACGCGGCGCGGCTCGAGCTCGACCTCGAGGACGTCCCGCCGGTGCGCGCCGACCCGACGCGCCTGTCGCAGGTCTTCGTCAACCTGCTCGTCAACGCGGCGCACGCGGTGCCCAAGGACGGGCCCGACGCGCAGCGTGTCCGGGTGTCGGTGCGCGAGTCGAAGGGCCTCGTGGTCTTCGAGGTGCTCGACACGGGGCCCGGGGTCCCGGAGGCGCGGCGCGAGGACATCTTCGCGCTCTTCTTCACGACGAAGCCGCCGGGCGTGGGGACCGGGCTCGGGTTGAGCATGAGCCGCGAGAGCATGCGCTCGATGGGCGGGCAGCTCGCGTACGTGCAGCGCGAAGGCTGGGGGGCCGGCATCCGCGGCGAGCTGCCGATCGCGAGCGCGGCCGTGGCGCCCGAGGCGGAGGCGCCGGTGGAGATCGCCACGCCTCCGCGTCGCCCGCGGGTCCTGCTGGTGGACGACGAGCCTCAGCTCCTCCGCGCGCTGAAGCGGTCGCTGCGCAAAGACGCCGACGTCGTGTGCGCCGAGTCCGGCGACGAGGCCATCGCGGAGCTCGAGCGGGACGGCGCGTACGACCTCGTCATCACGGATCTGCAGATGCCCAGCGGCAGCGGGGCGGATCTCTACGCCTGGGCCGAGGCCAACGCCCCCACCATCGCGGCCCGCATGCAGTTCGCCACCGGAGGCGCGTTCACGCCCGACGCGCGCGCCCTCGTCGAGCGCTTCCCCGACCGGGTGATCTACAAGCCCTTCGAGACGCTGGACCTGCGGCGCCGCATCGCCGAGTCGGTGCTCTGA
- a CDS encoding alpha/beta fold hydrolase — translation MAVLLVHGIWDDGARFDVMRRALERRGHTVRAIDLRPNDGSVSVEHMAEQVDAAARALGSAIDLVGFSMGALVSRFWIQRGEGRARVRRFVSISGPHHGTATAYALPLAGVRQMRPGSALLRSLARDPDPWGDVDVHTVWTPMDLMILPPRSSRLPGATEHSIPVPLHRWMITDRRVVERVAGILG, via the coding sequence GTGGCGGTCCTGCTCGTGCACGGCATCTGGGACGACGGCGCGCGCTTCGACGTCATGCGACGCGCCCTCGAGCGGCGCGGGCACACGGTCCGCGCGATCGATCTGCGGCCCAACGACGGGAGCGTGTCCGTCGAGCACATGGCCGAGCAGGTGGACGCCGCGGCGCGCGCGCTGGGGAGCGCGATCGACCTGGTCGGCTTCAGCATGGGCGCGCTCGTGAGCCGCTTCTGGATCCAGCGCGGAGAGGGCCGCGCGCGGGTCCGCCGCTTCGTCTCGATCAGCGGGCCGCATCACGGCACGGCCACCGCGTACGCGCTCCCGCTCGCGGGCGTCCGGCAGATGCGACCGGGGAGCGCGCTCCTTCGCTCGCTCGCGCGCGATCCCGATCCGTGGGGCGACGTGGACGTGCACACCGTCTGGACCCCGATGGACTTGATGATCCTCCCGCCGCGCTCGAGCCGACTCCCGGGCGCGACCGAGCACTCGATCCCGGTCCCGCTCCACCGCTGGATGATCACCGACCGTCGGGTCGTGGAGCGCGTGGCCGGCATCCTCGGGTAG